The nucleotide window CAGGATGACACCTACGCTTACGCTCCCTCAGGATGACACCTACGCTTACGCTCCCTCAGGATGACACCTACGCTTACGCTCCCTCAGGATGACACCTACGCTTACGCTCCCTCAGGATGACACCTATTATCAGCTTGATATTTTTTTAAAGGTATCCATAAAGCCGGGAAAGGACGTATCTATACAGGCGGTATTTTCGATAACAGTTTTGCCTTTGGCATTCAAGCCGGCGATAACCATACTCATCGCTGTGCGATGGTCTCCAAAGCTTTTGACCCTGCCCCCGGATAAACAGTCGACTCCCTGGATCAAAGCGCCGTCTTTGCTTTCCTTAATATCTGCTCCCAGTATTTTTAGATTAGAGACCATTGAGGAAATCCGGTCAGTCTCCTTTACCCGCAGTTCTCCGGCATCTTCTATTACAGTTCTTCCTTTGGCCAGGCTGGCTATTACCATAACAAGCGGAATCTCGTCAATGATCCCGGGAATTATACTGCCGCTGATCTTAATACCTCTTAAGGTTCCTTTTTTAACTATGACATCTCCCCGCGGCTCAAAATTTTTACTGTGCCTGTTTACGATCTTTATTCTCACTCCCATTTGCCTTAAGACATCCAGAATAGCTGTCCTGGTCGGATTTAAACCGACAGAACACAACTTCAGCGACGAACCCTTATTTAAACCGGCAGCTGCCAAAAAAAAGGCAGCCGAAGAAATATCTCCCGGTATGTCCACCGATCTTCCTTTCAGCTCCCCGCTTCTCAGCGAAACAGTCTTATCTTTAACAGAAATATCAGCCCCAAAAAACTTTAACATTCGTTCAGTATGGTCCCGGGATTTAGCCGGCTCACCAACTTTAGTCAATCCCCGGCCGAAAAGCCCGGCTAATAAAATAGCTGATTTAACCTGGGCGCTGGCCAGCTTGGTATTATACTTTATTGACCGGAGTTCCCTGCCCTGAATTTCCAGAGGAGGATAACATTCCGAGCGCAAGCCAGGGGTTGATCTTATCTCAGCGCCCATAAGTTTCAGCGGATCAATAATTCGCTTCATCGGCCTTTTAGAAAGAGAACTATCTGCCCTAAGCCGGGAGCTAAATTTCTGGCCGGCAAGGATACCGCTAAGCAGCCTGATCGATGTCCCGGAATTTCCCAGGTAAATCGGGCCTTTGGGCTTGCTAAGCCCTTTTAACCCCCTGCCTTCGACAATGAGTTCGTTTTTGTCCTTTCTTATATTTATCCCCAGCATCCTGAACGCATTTATCGTCCTCCGGCAATCCTGGCTATCCAAAAAATTTCTGACCCGGGTTATACCCCGGGCAATAGAACCGATCATAACCGCCCGATGTGAGATAGATTTATCGCCCGGGAGGGTTATAACTCCTTTTAATTCTTCGGTTGGCTTTACTACGATTTTCTTCATTCTTCTTCAAATTCAAACGGCTCTTCGGGGAATAACCGGTATGTAAAACTATGGACATCTTTAAATTGAACCGGAAGCAAGAGTTCTGAAACAAAATCAAGAGGTATCCATTCATAGAATGGGGGCTTTAATTTTGCAGCGGCATAAAAATCCTTGTATCCTTCCTTGGTCAATTTAACGGGGTAGGAACCGTAGAAAGTAAAGTCGAAATTGCAGGGAGTTGTCCCCACGGTTTTGCGGCCAAAAGATACTTCTGCCCCGGACGGTTGAGAATCGATGGTAACAATCCTTTTTACGCAACCGGGGGCAGAACTCAATACGGCGGCAAGAAAAACGAATAATCCTATGCGTTTAATCTTTACTATTTTATTTTTATTTGCCATTTCAATTTAAAATGTATCATAATCCATTAAAAAATGCAAGCCTCCCTTTTTTCCGCTATATTTTACTTGCTTAATTTTTTAAAGTGTCTTATAATACATTTTTGTTATTTGCGTTCAGGAGATCCAGATGATAATAAAATCAATGAGAAAATTCACTAAACAGATAATCTGGGCATTAATAATAACCTTTGCTTTATGGGGAGCGGGCACTGCAATCACCGGTGGCAAAAAACAAAAAGGCCCTGCTTTTGCCGGCACTATTTTCAGCCGAAAGGTCTCGTTTAAGGAATATGCAGCCAGCTACAATGCCTGCAGGAATCAGGCAATAATGTTCTATGGCGATAAGTTCTCCAGCGTGGCAAAATATTTAGGCCTGGAGCAGGCAGCCTGGGACCGGCTTATCCTTCTTAACCAGATAAAAAAGCAAAATATCACGGTAAGCGACGAACAGGTTATCGAAACCATTAAAAAATATCCCTTTTTTCAAAAAGACGGTAAATTCAATAAGGCCTTATATGATTATTTAATAACTGCTATATTTAGAACCACGCCCCGGGTCTTTGAGACAGAAATAAAAGATTCCCTGTCTATTGAAAAAATGCGCAATTCCATCGTAAGTAAAATAACCGTTAGCGAAGAGGAAATAAAAGATGCCTATAAAAAAGAGTTTGATAAAACAAAGGTTCTTTACTTCATGGTGAAAAATGAAGATTTTGAATCTGAGGCAGAATTGACCGAAGACCAGTTAAAAGATCACTACAATAAAAATTCAGCGGAATTTAAGGTAGCCGAGCAGGTAAATCTGCAGTATCTGGAATTTAGCTACGCTGACTTTAAAGAAAAAACGGCTGTTACTGAAGAGGAAATAAAAAAATACTACAACAACAATCTGGAAGAATTTGAACTGCCCGGGGACGAAAAACAGGAAGAAAAAAAGAATAATCAAGAGGCTGAAAAAAACTATACCCCTTTAAAAAAAGTAAAAGACACAATAAAAAGAAAACTGGCGTCTGAGCAGGCAAAAGACCTTGCCCGGCAAAAGGCAGATGAAATCTCTGACCGGTTATTTGACAATCCTCAGGTTTTAGATTCATTGGGCCCCAAAGAAACAGGGCTTTCGGTCAAAACAGCCATTATTTCAATCTTCGGCTGGTCAGCCCGGCTGTGCGACAACGCGTTTTCCTTAAAAATAGGCGAAATCAGCAATCCAATGTCCACCCCGAAAGGAGTATATATCATCAGGCCTAAGGATAAAAAAGAATCTTACATCCCCGGCTTTGAAGAAACCAAAGAAAAAGTCAACCAGTCCTTAACCAAGGTAAAATCCCGGGATCTTTGTAAAACCAGCAGTGAGGATTACCGCTCTAAAATAGGACACTCGATGCAAAAAGAAGGTATTGATTTCAAGCAGGCCTGCGAAACTCTTTCTTTGGAAGTAAAAGACAGCGGGTTTTTTACCAGAACCGGCTACATCCCGGAAATAGGAAAAAACTTTGAATTTAGCAAAACAGCCTTTGACCTGAGAGAAGGAGAATTGAGTATGCCGGTCAAAATGCGCAATGGCTACGCCGTTCTCTGGCTGATAAAAAATGAACCGGCAGATGAAGAAAAGCTTAAAACCGAGCTCGACACCTACCGGTTAAAAGTGCTGGACCAAAAAAAATCTCTTATCTACCTTTCGTGGCTCAACGAAGCAAGAAAAAAAGCCGGCCTTAAAAGCAATTTAACGCCTCCCCCGGAAAGTTAAACATTACCTAAGTAAACATAACGCAGCTTTTCAAGGGCTATTTCTCTGGCCATTTCCAGCGTTTTTAACGGCGTAGGCGGAATATCCATTTTATAACACGGGAAATACCCTGAAAAGTGAAGCGGCACTCCGGGGCCCAGGTTTTCAAAAATCCAATCCCTGAGTTTTATAAAATTTTCCCGCGAATCATTTAAGGTTGGTATAATCAGGTTGGTAAGCTCCAGATGCGCAAAGCGGGAAGCTGTTTTTATGGTCTCTAAAACCGGCTTCAGCGTTCCTCCGCAATATTTAACATAAAAATTATCATCAATGGATTTAAGATCGATATTCAAGGCATCTATGTAAGGTATCAGTTCTTTTAGCGGCTCCTGGTTTATGAAACCATTGGTCACCAGAACATTCTTCAGCCCTTTCTTCCCGGCAAACCTGGCTGACTGAAGAATAAACTCATACCAGGTCAGGGGTTCATTATATGTATAGGCGATGCCGAACGAATTTACCTTTTTGGCCTGATTAATAATCTCTTCTAAGCTGATCGGCCTGGTATCCACATCATCAGCCTGGGAAATTTGCCAGTTCTGACAGAACAGGCAGCTTAAATTACAGCCTTTAGTCCCTAAAGAAAGAATGGATTTCCCGGGATGAAAATGATAAAGCGGTTTCTTTTCTATTGGATCCAGGGCTATTGAGCTAACCCGGCCGTAATTCTCAGAAAAAAGTTTTCCATCTATATTTTTTCTTACCCTGCAAAATCCATATTTACCTGAAGCGATAACACATTTTCTCGGACAAAGCAGACAGCAAACCTTTCCTTGTTCCAGTTTTTGATAATACAATGCCTCTTTCATTCAATCTCTTCCCGGCTCTCTCCCCGGACATAGGTATTGGCTGCAAATTTCTTTGCCTCTTTAGCCATAGTTTTTAATTCGCTAATCGGATAAGAATCAAGCTTGTTCATTTCCGGATCAAAACACTCACCCGGCTTGAACTCTTGAAGCACATAGCGATTAGCGCCGTTAATCAATTGAGCCATTTTTAGAATATCATCCTTATCAAGAAAGGCGGGGCAAACCGTGGTTCTGAATTCGTAATCAATCTTACCATTAATCAAAATATCGATGCTCTGTTTAATCTTTTCCAGATCAACCTTTACCCCTGCCAGCCGGTCATATTGCGGCGCATCCAGCGGCGCTTTTAAATCCATTGCCACATAATCAATTAATTCCTCCTCAAGCAGGGACTTAAGCATGTCTGGGTTTGTTCCATTGGTATCCAGCTTAATTGCTACTGGAATTTTTTTAAACTTCTGGATTAATTCCGGAAGGCCGGAATGAATAGTCGGCTCTCCCCCGCAAATCACCAGGCCGTCGATCCAGTCCTTTTTTTCTTTTAGAAAATGCTCTACTTCTTCAAATGAAGTGGTTGGCAATTTGGCGGGATTTAAGACTAACTCAGTTGCATAGCAAAAAGGGCATCTAAAATTACAACCCCCGAGCCAGATAATCGAGGCAACCCTCCCCTCCCAGTCTATCAGCGTACTTTTGATAAACCCCTTTATCTCCGGCACTGTTGTCCTGTCTGCAATTTCATACAGCAAGCTGTCCCCTTTTTTTAAAATTAAAGCTGTCTCTCCCTTTACAAAAAGTATCCGGTCAGACTTTATATTCTCCTTTTTGCCGGTCGGCGAGTTCGCCGAGTTTGGAGCTGTTCCAGTTATCAACCCTGCTGTAGTATCCCACTACTCTGGTTATTCCATATACGTTGCTATCGCCGCAATGCGCGCATTTGTCAAGTAACCCCTTGCTCATCTTATGGCAATTATTGCAGATAGTAAACTCCGGAGAAATGACCAGCTGGGCAGCAGGGGTATTTTTAAAAACCTTTTTCACCAGCTGCGAAACAGCTTCTGCCGACGGCCTTTGTTCTCCGACAAAGGCGTGAATAATCGCGCCTGACTCTATCAGGGGATGAAACTTTGCCTGTTTTTCAATTCGGGTGATTAAATCTATTGGTGCGTCTGCCCGGAGGTGAATTGAATTTGTATAATAGTAGAGATCTTTTTCGACATCGCCCCTGACAACTCCGCCGGCCTCTTCAGGAAATTGCCTCAGGTCTATCTTGGAAAGCCTGCGGGAAGCGCTTTCTGCCGGTGATTCTTCAAGCGCAAACTCCAGGTTACTTTGTTTTTCTTCCTCTTTGGTCTTAAAATTCATGAATGAAATAATCTTCAGCCCTGTTTTAAACGCGTCCTCATCTTCATGAAGCTCTTTACCGGTTAAATACTGAACGCATTCATTTAAACCAATAACCCCGATTATATAGGTGGCTTTTTCTAGATCAACATAAGGACGACCGTCTTTAGCGGTTTTTCCCACTTCCCACATCGGCATTCCGGGCTCGCTCATCATTTTCTTGATAAAATCCTTCTTCTGATAGTGAGCCTTAAAGGCAAAATCCATTGCCTGGCTTATTTCCTTATAGACCTTATCAATATTTCCTTTTCCGGCGCGAAAAGCTGCTTGAGGAAGATTGATCGTTATGTTTTGAAACCCGCAGAAACGCAGGCTTTCAGGATGCTCGATCATCTGCTTATCTTTAATCTTTTGACGAAGCCTGCAGCACTGGCTCAAAACTGCCTCATTGCCTTTATCAAAAACAAAATAAGGAGAACCGTTTTCGCTGGCTATCTGACAGGCATATTGAAACAGTTTATATTGTTCCGGATCCTCGAATGTCTTCTGATCAATATGAAGGTCTAATTTAGGAAAGGTAAACGGGTGCCCGTCCCGGTCGCCCTTGCGCCAGACATCCATCAACACCTTAGCAAAAATCTGGGCTTCTTTTTCATAATCGCCATAAGTCTTGCCGGTGTATTTCCCCTCAGGTCCGATAGCCGCAACATCCTTTAAATAATCAGGGATCCCTAAATGAATGTTGGCATCAATAAATAATACCTGGCCTCCCCGGGAAAAAGCTGACTGGGACAGGGAAAAGATCAAATATTGTGCTTCCTGTTTTATCTGTTCATAATCCAAATCCGTCAGATACGGGGCATAGAAAATGTTAAGAAAGCTGATTCCCAATGCACCGGCATAATATGCCTGCATTGAAGCAAGAAACGTATTCAAGTGTCCGGTGAGCGTGCGGGCATGCTTGGCTGGAAAGGAGGCGATCTCTGAATTTTCGAGCTTGAGCCCATACTTTTTCAGATATTCCAGGGAATGCGAACTGCAGTAAACCCGCGGATAACCCAGGTCGTGAATATGGATGATCCCTTTAAGATGGGCGCTGGAAACATCCTCACTGAAAACCCTGGAGAGCATATATTGCTTGATGGTATTCTCGGCTATAGACAGATTAATCGCCTCAGGATTATTAGCAGTAATATTGCTGTTTTCATTGCTTTTAGAAAGGATCAACTGATCAAGATCAAAAGAAGGCATGCCGATAATCGTTTGCCGGGATAACTTCCTGCCTAAACCTCTTTCAAAAAGTTCATTATCCACTAACTCTCTGATCAAAGCAGTAGATATCTGCTCAATCCCGGTTTTAAATATTTTCTTTTCCACGTTGGCTGCTATTTCATAGGCCAGCCTTTCGGACAAAGATGCCTCCTTGACCAGGGCCTGCGCAATTTTAACCTTATCCCACGATAAAATTTCGTCTTTGCTTAGCGGAGCAACCAGTAACAACATATCGGTAGAGTCAGCCTGTTCTTTGGTCTGTTTTCTTACCCGTAGACTTTCCCTGTTCCTGGTCCGCTGGTCTCGATAAAGAATGTATATTTTGGCAGTCTGGGCATGGCCGGTCTCGATCAGAACCTTTTCTACTATGTCTTGAATCTCTTCAATTTGAGGAATGCGTGAGTTGAAATTTTTTTGCAAAAACAAGGCCACCACACTGGCCAGTTCATCGGCTAATTCTTTGTCTTCCCCTCCTACTGCCTGAGCAGCTTTAAAAATGGCCTGGCTGATTTTAGATTTATCAAACTTGACTATTCTTCCATCTCGCTTACTGGCATACTCCAAAGTTTGCTCAGTGGTTTGCTGACCGGCCCTGTCTTTTTCTAAGATCGATTCTGGTCCCACGGCACCCCCCTTTCTATTTGCGCAATTTCTTTACTTCATCCATAAATTGATCCACATCTTTAAACTGGCGGTAAACAGAAGCAAATCTCACGTAGGCTACTTCATCCAGGCTGTATAGTTTCCTCATTACCATTCGGCCTATCGCATTTGAAGCTATCTCGTCTTCAAATTTTTCCTCAAGTTTTCGCTCTATTTCATCTACTGCTTTTTCCAATATTTCCATTGCAACAGGCCTTTTTTCGCAGGCCTTTTTGACCCCATTCAACAATTTATGGCGGTTAAATTCCTCCTTCCGTCCGTCTTTCTTAATCACCATCAATGGTGTCTGCTCTATCCTTTCATAGGTCGTAAAACGATACCCGCATTTCAAGCATTCTCTGCGCCGCCTGATGACATAACCTTCACCGGAAGACCGCGAATCCACCACCTTATCATCCTCGTGTTTACAATATGGACATTTCATCTTGTGGCCTTAAATATACACGATATGGTATTACGATAGTGATTATACTCTATATATGGGGGGTTGTCAAGGAAATTATTTTGCTTTGATTACTTCGATCTTAGCCTGTTTAAGAAAGTCCTCAGATATCTGGTCAGGATACCCGGAGGCAACAACGATCTTTTTTATTCCTGCGTTAATCAGCATTTTGGCACAGATAATACAAGGGTGATTGGTGCAATAAAGGGTGCCGCCGGAAACATCAACTCCATAACGGGCTGCCTGAATAAGGGCGTTTTGTTCCGCATGAAGCCCCCGGCATAATTCGTGGCGCTCTCCCGAAGGAACTTTTAATTTTTCCCTTAAACATCCTGCGCTATCGCAATGTTCAATGGCTGTCGGAGCACCGTTATAACCGGTTGTTAATATTTTTTTATCTTTAACTATCAGGGCTCCTACCTCCCGGCGCAGACAGGTCGATCGCTTAGCCAAAAGCCCGGCAATCTCTAAAAAATATTCATCCCAGGAAGGTCTGGTCTTTTTCATAATCTTTGTTTCATCTTGGTTCTCAAGGATTGATAAAGCGGGAATTGTTCCACTAACTCTTCCATTTCCTTTTTTACATCCCGGATTACTTTTTGATCGGCCGGTGAACTTAATACCTTATCAATAAACCCGGATATCTTAAGCATCTCGTTTTCTCCCATCCCCCGGGTGGTAATCGCCGGAGTCCCTAAACGGATCCCGCTGGCCAGGAGGGGAGATTTCTTATCAAAGGGAATTAAGTTTTTATTAACAGTGATTCTGGCTTTATCCAGGATATCAGCCGCATCCTTGCCGGTAATGTTTTTTGGGCTAAGATCCACTAAAAAAAGATGGGTGTCGGTTCCGCCTGAAACTATCCTGTATCCCTTTTCAGCCAGCCCTCCGGCTAAAAGCGCGGCGTTGCAAACTACTTTTTTCTGATACTCCTTAAATTCCGGCTGCATAACCTGCTTTAAAGCTACAGCCTTGGCAGCAATAACATGCATCAACGGGCCTCCCTGGATCCCGGGAAATATAGCTGCGTCGATTTTTTTGGCAAACCTCTCCTGGCAAAGAATCATTCCTGCCCTCGGACCGCGCAGCGTTTTATGGGTAGTAGTGGTAACAAATTCGCTATGCGGGACCGGACTGGGATGAATCCCGGCTGCTATTAAGCCGGCAATATGAGCTATATCAGCCATCACAAGTGCGCCTACCTGGTCAGCAACCTTGCGCACAGCTTTAAAATCAATGATTCGCGGGTAGGCGCTGGCTCCGACTATAATCAATTTTGGCCTGTTTTTTTTGGCCAGGTCCATCAACTGGTCATAATCTATCCGTTCATCCCGCGGGCTTACGCCATAAGGAATTACCTCAAAATATTTGCCTGAGAAATTGTGGCGATGGCCATGGGTAAGGTGTCCTCCGTGGATCAGGTTCATAGCCAAGATCTTATCCCCGGGCCTAAGCACAGCATAAAGCACAGCCATGTTAGCCTGGGCGCCGGAATGCGGCTGGACATTGACGTGTTCAGCGCCGAATATTTTCTTGGCGCGCTCCACAGCCAGCTTCTCGGCCTGATCGACAAACTCACATCCACTGTACCACCGGGCATCGGGATAACCCTCGGCATATTTATTGGTAAGCACTGATCCCTGCGCCTCCAGCACAGCTAAATCAACAAAGTTTTCGCTGGCGATAAGTTCAAGATTGGAATGTTGGCGCCGGGTTTCTTGATAAATAATTTTATAAATTTCAGGATCGACTTTCCAGAGATGTTCCAAGTGTTCCACTTTTACCTCCCTTTCTATATCACCAAATTCATGTTCCGAGGGACGAGGGACGNNNNNNNNNNNNNNNNNNNNNNNNNNNNNNNNNNNNNNNNNNNNNNNNNNNNNNNNNNNNNNNNNNNNNNNNNNNNNNNNNNNNNNNNNNNNNNNNNNNNCCAGGTATTTTTACTTTTCTCGATGGCAGTTAACTTTTTTAATCTTCGGCGGTGGCGCCCGCCGTGAAATCCCGTTTTAAGCCAGAGCATGGTAATCCGGACAGCTAAATCTTTGCTGGTAAATCTTGCAGCTAACACCAGTATATTGGCATTGTTATGCTCACGGCTTAAACAGGCTCCCTTCATATTATGGCAAAGGGCAGCCCTTATACCGGGTAATTTATTGGCGACCATTGACATGCCTATTCCTGTGCCGCAGATCAATATTCCCCGGTCAACTTTTTTTAATGAGACAGCCCGGGCTGCCTTAACTCCGTATTCCGGATAGTCGCAGGACTCTAAATCTCCGGTACCCGCGTCAATAACTTTGTGTTTGGTTTTTAATAAAGATTTTTTTATTTGTTCTTTCAACCTGTAACCAGCATGGTCAGAACCAATAATAATCCTCATCTTAGTCGATCTCCAATAATTTTAATATCTTTGTTAATCTGTCCTTCAAGCTATTCAGCGTCTGACGATAGGCTTCCATTTCTCCGCCGATCGGGTCACTAATATCCAAAAGATGGACCTTAGAAGCTGCCTGGGGAACATTTGCCAGAACCACCTCTTTATGTTTAGGTTCCATAACAAATATCAAATCCGCATCTTTAATAAGGAATGTGTCCAGGGGCCTGGATTTATGCCCTGAGATGTCAATACCTTCTTGTTTCATCACTTCAACGGCATTTCTGCTTGCCTGCATTCCTAAAGGCGCCGATACCCCGACTGAGATTATCTCTATTAATTTGTTCTTTCCGAGCTGTTTTATTTTATTTCGAAGCAGTCCCTCGGCCATAGGGCTGCGGCAGATATTTCCGGTGCAGACAAAAATAATCTTTTTAAATTTAAAAATCAGCTCCTTAGATAACGCTCCCTCCCGCAGTATGGTCAGCGGGAAAGTAGTAAGATCAACCACCGTAGACTCCACCTTTATTGAAGTAGGTCCTCCATCTATTAGCATGTCTATCGATCCGTTCAGGTCTTTTAAGACCTCCTCAGCCGTAGTGGGCGAGGGACTACCGGATATATTAGCGCTGGAGACAGCTATCGGAACATTGGCCATAGACAAAAGTTCCTGGGAAATCCTATTAGAGGGCATTCTAAAACCGATCTTATCTCCATTTTTTCCTTTTAAAATCAGGGTCAGCGGGCCGGGCCAGAACCTATTGATCAATTTCCAGCCTATCCGCGGTAGAACAGAAACAAAATCATCTAAAATCCTCATCTCCCCGACAAGAATAGGAATCGGTTTATCCTTTTTTCTTTTTTTAATCTGATATATCTTTTCTATGGCTTGTTTATTCAAAAAACTGGCTCCTACGCCATAAACAGTTTCTGTGGGAAAAGCAACCAAGCCGCCGTTTAAAAGTATCCCGGCGGCTTGTTTGATGGTTTTGGGTTCCGGATAAACAGAACTG belongs to Candidatus Omnitrophota bacterium and includes:
- the aroA gene encoding 3-phosphoshikimate 1-carboxyvinyltransferase, which translates into the protein MKKIVVKPTEELKGVITLPGDKSISHRAVMIGSIARGITRVRNFLDSQDCRRTINAFRMLGINIRKDKNELIVEGRGLKGLSKPKGPIYLGNSGTSIRLLSGILAGQKFSSRLRADSSLSKRPMKRIIDPLKLMGAEIRSTPGLRSECYPPLEIQGRELRSIKYNTKLASAQVKSAILLAGLFGRGLTKVGEPAKSRDHTERMLKFFGADISVKDKTVSLRSGELKGRSVDIPGDISSAAFFLAAAGLNKGSSLKLCSVGLNPTRTAILDVLRQMGVRIKIVNRHSKNFEPRGDVIVKKGTLRGIKISGSIIPGIIDEIPLVMVIASLAKGRTVIEDAGELRVKETDRISSMVSNLKILGADIKESKDGALIQGVDCLSGGRVKSFGDHRTAMSMVIAGLNAKGKTVIENTACIDTSFPGFMDTFKKISS
- a CDS encoding PEGA domain-containing protein; translated protein: MANKNKIVKIKRIGLFVFLAAVLSSAPGCVKRIVTIDSQPSGAEVSFGRKTVGTTPCNFDFTFYGSYPVKLTKEGYKDFYAAAKLKPPFYEWIPLDFVSELLLPVQFKDVHSFTYRLFPEEPFEFEEE
- a CDS encoding peptidyl-prolyl cis-trans isomerase — translated: MIIKSMRKFTKQIIWALIITFALWGAGTAITGGKKQKGPAFAGTIFSRKVSFKEYAASYNACRNQAIMFYGDKFSSVAKYLGLEQAAWDRLILLNQIKKQNITVSDEQVIETIKKYPFFQKDGKFNKALYDYLITAIFRTTPRVFETEIKDSLSIEKMRNSIVSKITVSEEEIKDAYKKEFDKTKVLYFMVKNEDFESEAELTEDQLKDHYNKNSAEFKVAEQVNLQYLEFSYADFKEKTAVTEEEIKKYYNNNLEEFELPGDEKQEEKKNNQEAEKNYTPLKKVKDTIKRKLASEQAKDLARQKADEISDRLFDNPQVLDSLGPKETGLSVKTAIISIFGWSARLCDNAFSLKIGEISNPMSTPKGVYIIRPKDKKESYIPGFEETKEKVNQSLTKVKSRDLCKTSSEDYRSKIGHSMQKEGIDFKQACETLSLEVKDSGFFTRTGYIPEIGKNFEFSKTAFDLREGELSMPVKMRNGYAVLWLIKNEPADEEKLKTELDTYRLKVLDQKKSLIYLSWLNEARKKAGLKSNLTPPPES
- the amrS gene encoding AmmeMemoRadiSam system radical SAM enzyme yields the protein MKEALYYQKLEQGKVCCLLCPRKCVIASGKYGFCRVRKNIDGKLFSENYGRVSSIALDPIEKKPLYHFHPGKSILSLGTKGCNLSCLFCQNWQISQADDVDTRPISLEEIINQAKKVNSFGIAYTYNEPLTWYEFILQSARFAGKKGLKNVLVTNGFINQEPLKELIPYIDALNIDLKSIDDNFYVKYCGGTLKPVLETIKTASRFAHLELTNLIIPTLNDSRENFIKLRDWIFENLGPGVPLHFSGYFPCYKMDIPPTPLKTLEMAREIALEKLRYVYLGNV
- a CDS encoding anaerobic ribonucleoside-triphosphate reductase activating protein codes for the protein MLYEIADRTTVPEIKGFIKSTLIDWEGRVASIIWLGGCNFRCPFCYATELVLNPAKLPTTSFEEVEHFLKEKKDWIDGLVICGGEPTIHSGLPELIQKFKKIPVAIKLDTNGTNPDMLKSLLEEELIDYVAMDLKAPLDAPQYDRLAGVKVDLEKIKQSIDILINGKIDYEFRTTVCPAFLDKDDILKMAQLINGANRYVLQEFKPGECFDPEMNKLDSYPISELKTMAKEAKKFAANTYVRGESREEIE
- the nrdD gene encoding anaerobic ribonucleoside-triphosphate reductase — encoded protein: MGPESILEKDRAGQQTTEQTLEYASKRDGRIVKFDKSKISQAIFKAAQAVGGEDKELADELASVVALFLQKNFNSRIPQIEEIQDIVEKVLIETGHAQTAKIYILYRDQRTRNRESLRVRKQTKEQADSTDMLLLVAPLSKDEILSWDKVKIAQALVKEASLSERLAYEIAANVEKKIFKTGIEQISTALIRELVDNELFERGLGRKLSRQTIIGMPSFDLDQLILSKSNENSNITANNPEAINLSIAENTIKQYMLSRVFSEDVSSAHLKGIIHIHDLGYPRVYCSSHSLEYLKKYGLKLENSEIASFPAKHARTLTGHLNTFLASMQAYYAGALGISFLNIFYAPYLTDLDYEQIKQEAQYLIFSLSQSAFSRGGQVLFIDANIHLGIPDYLKDVAAIGPEGKYTGKTYGDYEKEAQIFAKVLMDVWRKGDRDGHPFTFPKLDLHIDQKTFEDPEQYKLFQYACQIASENGSPYFVFDKGNEAVLSQCCRLRQKIKDKQMIEHPESLRFCGFQNITINLPQAAFRAGKGNIDKVYKEISQAMDFAFKAHYQKKDFIKKMMSEPGMPMWEVGKTAKDGRPYVDLEKATYIIGVIGLNECVQYLTGKELHEDEDAFKTGLKIISFMNFKTKEEEKQSNLEFALEESPAESASRRLSKIDLRQFPEEAGGVVRGDVEKDLYYYTNSIHLRADAPIDLITRIEKQAKFHPLIESGAIIHAFVGEQRPSAEAVSQLVKKVFKNTPAAQLVISPEFTICNNCHKMSKGLLDKCAHCGDSNVYGITRVVGYYSRVDNWNSSKLGELADRQKGEYKV
- the nrdR gene encoding transcriptional regulator NrdR is translated as MKCPYCKHEDDKVVDSRSSGEGYVIRRRRECLKCGYRFTTYERIEQTPLMVIKKDGRKEEFNRHKLLNGVKKACEKRPVAMEILEKAVDEIERKLEEKFEDEIASNAIGRMVMRKLYSLDEVAYVRFASVYRQFKDVDQFMDEVKKLRK
- a CDS encoding cytidine/deoxycytidylate deaminase family protein — its product is MKKTRPSWDEYFLEIAGLLAKRSTCLRREVGALIVKDKKILTTGYNGAPTAIEHCDSAGCLREKLKVPSGERHELCRGLHAEQNALIQAARYGVDVSGGTLYCTNHPCIICAKMLINAGIKKIVVASGYPDQISEDFLKQAKIEVIKAK
- the glyA gene encoding serine hydroxymethyltransferase — encoded protein: MEHLWKVDPEIYKIIYQETRRQHSNLELIASENFVDLAVLEAQGSVLTNKYAEGYPDARWYSGCEFVDQAEKLAVERAKKIFGAEHVNVQPHSGAQANMAVLYAVLRPGDKILAMNLIHGGHLTHGHRHNFSGKYFEVIPYGVSPRDERIDYDQLMDLAKKNRPKLIIVGASAYPRIIDFKAVRKVADQVGALVMADIAHIAGLIAAGIHPSPVPHSEFVTTTTHKTLRGPRAGMILCQERFAKKIDAAIFPGIQGGPLMHVIAAKAVALKQVMQPEFKEYQKKVVCNAALLAGGLAEKGYRIVSGGTDTHLFLVDLSPKNITGKDAADILDKARITVNKNLIPFDKKSPLLASGIRLGTPAITTRGMGENEMLKISGFIDKVLSSPADQKVIRDVKKEMEELVEQFPLYQSLRTKMKQRL
- the rpiB gene encoding ribose 5-phosphate isomerase B is translated as MRIIIGSDHAGYRLKEQIKKSLLKTKHKVIDAGTGDLESCDYPEYGVKAARAVSLKKVDRGILICGTGIGMSMVANKLPGIRAALCHNMKGACLSREHNNANILVLAARFTSKDLAVRITMLWLKTGFHGGRHRRRLKKLTAIEKSKNTW
- a CDS encoding L-threonylcarbamoyladenylate synthase, which encodes MLSTKVIKVSSVYPEPKTIKQAAGILLNGGLVAFPTETVYGVGASFLNKQAIEKIYQIKKRKKDKPIPILVGEMRILDDFVSVLPRIGWKLINRFWPGPLTLILKGKNGDKIGFRMPSNRISQELLSMANVPIAVSSANISGSPSPTTAEEVLKDLNGSIDMLIDGGPTSIKVESTVVDLTTFPLTILREGALSKELIFKFKKIIFVCTGNICRSPMAEGLLRNKIKQLGKNKLIEIISVGVSAPLGMQASRNAVEVMKQEGIDISGHKSRPLDTFLIKDADLIFVMEPKHKEVVLANVPQAASKVHLLDISDPIGGEMEAYRQTLNSLKDRLTKILKLLEID